The following are encoded together in the Phenylobacterium sp. NIBR 498073 genome:
- a CDS encoding substrate-binding domain-containing protein yields MMKTFAYLAVAAVALSACGQQAPKGGAEKAAGPSASGRDQVWAAGSSTVFPFATRVAENVAKTTGGRAAKVESLGTGGGFKLFCSGTGAGFPDIANASRAIKKSEFEQCAANGVTDIVEIKIGYDGIVIANAKSGPTYNFKIDQVYRGLAAELPQGAGFAKNAAKSWKDVDASLPAQAILVYGPPPTSGTRDAFVELGLEKGARKLPALEALREKDEDAFKAKAHTIRSDGAWVDAGENDNAIVQTLTKTPNAIGVFGYSFLENNMDTVKAATVDGVAPTFETISNGTYPVSRSLYIYVKKANVGVIPGLREYVNAFVSDAATGKGGYLQQRGLIPLAAEEHAAQKASATELKTIGAPEK; encoded by the coding sequence ATCATGAAGACTTTCGCCTATCTCGCCGTCGCCGCCGTCGCGCTCAGCGCCTGCGGCCAGCAAGCCCCCAAGGGCGGAGCCGAAAAGGCCGCCGGCCCCAGCGCCAGCGGCCGCGATCAAGTGTGGGCCGCCGGTTCGTCGACCGTCTTCCCGTTCGCGACCCGCGTCGCCGAGAACGTCGCCAAGACCACGGGCGGCCGCGCGGCCAAGGTGGAAAGCCTCGGCACCGGCGGCGGCTTCAAGCTGTTCTGCAGCGGAACGGGCGCGGGCTTCCCCGACATCGCCAACGCCTCGCGGGCGATCAAGAAGTCGGAATTCGAGCAGTGCGCCGCCAACGGCGTCACCGACATCGTCGAGATCAAGATCGGCTATGACGGCATCGTGATCGCCAACGCCAAGAGCGGCCCGACCTACAACTTCAAGATCGACCAGGTCTATCGCGGCCTGGCCGCCGAGCTGCCGCAGGGCGCGGGCTTCGCCAAGAACGCCGCCAAGTCCTGGAAGGACGTCGATGCGAGCCTGCCGGCCCAGGCGATCCTGGTCTACGGCCCGCCGCCGACCTCCGGCACCCGCGACGCCTTCGTCGAGCTGGGCCTGGAAAAGGGCGCCCGCAAGCTCCCGGCCCTGGAAGCCCTGCGCGAGAAGGACGAGGACGCCTTCAAGGCCAAGGCCCACACCATTCGCTCCGACGGCGCCTGGGTCGACGCCGGCGAGAACGACAACGCCATCGTCCAGACCCTGACCAAGACCCCGAACGCCATCGGCGTCTTCGGCTACTCGTTCCTCGAGAACAACATGGACACCGTGAAGGCCGCCACCGTCGACGGCGTCGCCCCGACCTTCGAGACCATCTCGAACGGGACCTATCCGGTGTCGCGCTCGCTCTACATCTACGTAAAGAAGGCCAATGTCGGCGTCATCCCGGGCCTGCGCGAGTACGTCAACGCCTTCGTTTCCGATGCGGCGACGGGCAAGGGCGGCTACCTGCAGCAGCGCGGCCTGATCCCGCTGGCGGCCGAAGAGCACGCCGCCCAGAAGGCCTCGGCGACCGAGCTGAAGACCATCGGCGCGCCCGAGAAGTAA
- a CDS encoding YihY/virulence factor BrkB family protein produces MQEWDWDPSHWLRLAVLISGRALGRLWGRDVMLYTGGVSFFIMLAVFPALAIGIGLYSLMADPNEVAHQAEALARLMPSGAQAIFQAELERLAQTPFHSVSAQSGVALVVGGYAAHRGFKALLAGLSFIHDEAAPRSFLQFNLLALAVLIAAFAMLAFFSAIFFYFRFVAAAFGIKPLAGVSWLYSEWTWASFGLTFAMTLIYRYAMSSRPVAWMPSILGGAAAAILCLLVSWASAFYVEQVAHLGATYGSVAAVVVFLIWLSWSVNAVFFGGAFATEIEIVLRERERRLLPDD; encoded by the coding sequence GTGCAGGAGTGGGATTGGGATCCCTCCCACTGGCTGCGCCTGGCCGTCCTGATTTCAGGTCGCGCGCTGGGCCGGCTCTGGGGACGGGACGTCATGCTCTACACGGGCGGGGTGTCGTTCTTCATCATGCTGGCGGTGTTTCCGGCGCTGGCGATCGGCATCGGGCTCTACAGCCTGATGGCCGACCCGAACGAGGTGGCGCACCAGGCCGAGGCCCTGGCCCGGCTGATGCCGTCGGGCGCGCAGGCGATCTTTCAGGCCGAGCTGGAACGGCTGGCGCAGACGCCATTCCATTCGGTGTCGGCGCAGAGCGGGGTGGCGCTGGTGGTCGGCGGCTACGCCGCGCACCGCGGCTTCAAGGCGCTGCTGGCGGGGCTGTCGTTCATTCACGACGAAGCGGCGCCGCGCAGCTTCCTGCAGTTCAATCTTCTGGCCTTGGCAGTGCTCATCGCCGCCTTCGCGATGCTGGCCTTCTTCTCGGCCATCTTCTTCTATTTCCGGTTCGTCGCCGCGGCGTTCGGGATCAAGCCGCTGGCGGGCGTCTCGTGGCTCTACAGCGAGTGGACCTGGGCGAGCTTCGGCCTGACCTTCGCGATGACGTTGATCTACCGGTATGCGATGTCCAGCCGGCCGGTGGCCTGGATGCCGTCGATCCTCGGCGGGGCGGCGGCGGCGATCCTCTGCCTGCTCGTGTCCTGGGCGAGCGCCTTCTATGTCGAACAGGTGGCGCACCTGGGCGCGACCTACGGATCGGTCGCCGCGGTCGTGGTCTTCCTGATCTGGCTGTCGTGGAGCGTGAACGCCGTGTTCTTCGGCGGCGCCTTCGCCACCGAGATCGAGATCGTTTTGCGCGAACGCGAGCGCCGTCTCCTGCCGGACGACTAG
- a CDS encoding sulfurtransferase TusA family protein, with the protein MFTDEITVDARGHRCPVPTLRLRRALEDAQPGVKVRLLADDPLARIDVPHFANGAGFVVVETGERDGVLSFLVARPEPA; encoded by the coding sequence ATGTTTACTGACGAAATCACCGTAGACGCCCGCGGCCACCGCTGTCCGGTGCCGACCCTGCGCCTTCGGCGTGCGCTGGAAGACGCCCAGCCGGGCGTGAAGGTGCGGCTGCTCGCCGATGATCCGCTCGCCCGGATCGACGTGCCGCATTTCGCCAACGGCGCCGGCTTCGTCGTCGTCGAGACCGGCGAGCGCGACGGCGTGCTCAGTTTTCTGGTGGCGCGGCCGGAGCCCGCCTAG